The proteins below are encoded in one region of Planctopirus limnophila DSM 3776:
- a CDS encoding sulfatase, giving the protein MIHRFAGLSVSLGIAFFIIHAVSPLLAEDPSPAVSSQKTARPNILFIIADDLNNSLGCYGHPLVKTPHIDRLAQQSVRFDKAYCTFPLCGPSRNSILTGLYPNSTGILQNSQIFRQSIPQHSSLPEQFRKAGYFSARIGKLYHYNVPTSIGTDGHDDPASWELKINPAGIDHLQEEDKIHTLTPRQFGGTLSWYASPGKDLEHTDGKVATEAELLLKRFAQHPQQPFFLAVGFYRPHTPFVAPAEPYFGWYDRPQMPLIPGIQEDQLDIPKPALASAKKEQDQLTDPMRQEILQAYFASISFMDAQVGRVLASLKENGLADNTIVVFTSDHGYHLGEHGLWQKQSLFEESARVPLLISAPGISKAGQVVTEPVSQVDLYPTLAKLANIPTPASLQGQSLVSLLTDPQAKGRGWALTQVMRNQGNPNRAGAAAKKGTAASVPQPQPTSNRFFGYSLRTDKYRYTEWDDGQRGRELYDHLADPKELNNLAEKPEYAAKITELSALLKEAVGKSLPPGGVTPEVSDKDWPPVLAPLRD; this is encoded by the coding sequence ATGATCCACCGCTTTGCTGGCCTGTCTGTCTCTTTGGGAATCGCTTTTTTCATTATACACGCGGTCTCCCCACTTCTTGCCGAAGATCCATCACCAGCCGTCAGTTCTCAGAAAACAGCCCGTCCGAACATCCTTTTCATTATCGCTGATGATCTGAATAACTCTCTGGGATGCTATGGTCATCCTCTTGTCAAAACGCCTCACATCGATCGACTCGCTCAGCAATCAGTTCGCTTCGACAAAGCCTACTGCACCTTTCCTTTATGCGGCCCCAGTCGCAATTCCATTCTGACGGGTCTGTACCCCAACTCGACCGGTATTCTGCAGAACTCGCAGATCTTCCGGCAATCGATCCCTCAGCACTCCAGTCTCCCCGAACAGTTTCGCAAGGCTGGGTATTTCTCCGCTCGAATTGGCAAACTTTATCACTACAACGTTCCGACATCGATCGGGACGGATGGTCATGACGACCCGGCTTCGTGGGAACTGAAAATCAATCCCGCAGGGATCGATCACCTGCAGGAAGAAGACAAGATTCACACTCTCACACCCCGGCAATTTGGTGGCACACTGAGTTGGTATGCATCCCCCGGCAAGGATCTCGAACATACCGATGGCAAGGTCGCCACCGAAGCCGAACTTTTACTCAAACGTTTTGCTCAGCATCCGCAGCAGCCGTTCTTTCTGGCAGTTGGCTTCTATCGCCCACACACACCATTCGTGGCTCCTGCCGAACCTTATTTCGGTTGGTATGATCGACCTCAAATGCCTTTGATCCCCGGCATCCAGGAAGATCAACTCGATATCCCGAAGCCGGCACTGGCCAGTGCCAAGAAAGAGCAGGATCAACTTACCGATCCCATGCGGCAGGAAATCCTGCAAGCCTATTTTGCCAGCATCAGCTTCATGGATGCCCAGGTGGGGCGAGTCCTGGCCTCGCTGAAAGAGAATGGCCTCGCCGACAACACGATTGTCGTTTTCACCAGTGATCATGGCTATCACCTCGGGGAGCATGGTCTCTGGCAGAAGCAAAGTCTGTTCGAAGAAAGTGCCCGAGTCCCACTGCTGATTTCTGCTCCCGGAATCTCCAAGGCTGGCCAGGTGGTTACAGAACCCGTTTCTCAAGTGGATCTTTATCCAACTTTGGCAAAGCTGGCGAACATTCCCACTCCCGCCAGTCTGCAAGGCCAATCGCTGGTTTCGTTGCTGACTGATCCGCAGGCCAAAGGTCGCGGCTGGGCGTTGACTCAGGTCATGCGGAATCAAGGAAATCCCAATCGTGCGGGAGCCGCAGCCAAAAAGGGAACCGCTGCGTCAGTTCCTCAACCACAGCCCACCAGCAATCGGTTTTTTGGCTACAGCCTGAGAACCGACAAGTACCGCTACACGGAATGGGATGATGGCCAGCGGGGTCGTGAGTTGTACGATCACTTGGCGGACCCCAAAGAGTTGAATAACCTGGCCGAAAAACCTGAATACGCCGCCAAAATCACCGAGCTTTCGGCTCTCTTGAAAGAGGCGGTTGGCAAGTCACTTCCTCCGGGTGGCGTCACTCCCGAAGTCTCTGACAAGGACTGGCCTCCCGTTCTGGCACCTCTGCGAGATTAG
- the accD gene encoding acetyl-CoA carboxylase, carboxyltransferase subunit beta: MSTGAPLDAITSNGQMRPKRGVPDGLWIQCESCKATVFRKQVEKNFHLCPECDHHFYVPTAERIAQLLDEDSFEEWFSELAPKDVLGFVDSRPYHERLKAEQKKTGMRDACTVGRGYMRGRPLVFATTDSAFIMGSMGSVVGEKLTRAVEKATELKLPLVIVSGSGGGARMHEGIVSLMQMGKVSAALARYHEAGGLFISVLTNPTMGGVAASFASLGDITIAEPKALIGFAGPRVVKATCKIELPDDFQTSEFLLKHGFVDRIVSRPQLKQELVRIIDYCSKSW, translated from the coding sequence ATGAGCACCGGCGCACCCTTGGACGCAATCACTTCCAATGGCCAGATGCGACCTAAGCGGGGCGTCCCTGACGGTCTGTGGATTCAATGTGAATCGTGTAAGGCGACCGTCTTTCGCAAGCAGGTGGAGAAGAATTTCCACCTTTGCCCCGAATGCGACCACCATTTTTATGTTCCGACGGCTGAACGCATTGCCCAACTGCTGGATGAAGACAGTTTTGAAGAGTGGTTCAGTGAGTTGGCCCCCAAGGATGTTCTGGGCTTTGTCGATTCACGGCCCTATCACGAGCGACTGAAGGCCGAGCAGAAGAAAACGGGCATGCGCGATGCCTGTACGGTGGGCCGAGGTTATATGCGTGGCCGACCATTGGTCTTTGCCACGACAGATTCTGCTTTCATCATGGGGTCGATGGGATCAGTGGTCGGCGAAAAGCTGACGCGTGCGGTCGAGAAGGCCACCGAATTAAAACTGCCACTGGTGATTGTTTCCGGCTCTGGTGGCGGCGCCCGTATGCATGAAGGGATTGTCTCTTTGATGCAAATGGGTAAAGTCTCTGCGGCACTCGCTCGCTATCACGAAGCGGGTGGATTGTTTATCTCCGTGCTGACGAACCCGACGATGGGTGGTGTGGCTGCCAGTTTTGCTTCGCTCGGTGATATTACCATTGCTGAGCCCAAGGCCCTGATTGGTTTTGCCGGCCCGCGTGTGGTCAAAGCAACCTGCAAAATTGAACTTCCTGATGATTTTCAGACCAGCGAGTTCCTGCTGAAGCATGGCTTTGTCGATCGCATTGTCTCCCGGCCGCAATTGAAGCAGGAACTGGTGCGGATCATCGACTACTGTTCCAAGTCGTGGTGA
- a CDS encoding putative sugar nucleotidyl transferase encodes MRLAIFENSASSALEPLVWVRPVFELLTGHFSTRERWLKVLQPDEWGAIIRPHLLETYRESHPDAYVNDARWLAGGHTLLLNGQWLCNPAEVPEFSDESVGIVDGEIAWLVCDPLEATLLLDHHLDESLVRLAQSRKRVVSPGKILRRPWNLVNENEQQICEDHAFRQSSSSELKAHPNQTFTIVGPTQALWVHESAKVDPFVVFDTTGGPIYIDRDAVIQAFTRMEGPCYVGPGTQLFRTNLRAGTSFGPMCRVGGEIENSVFQGFSNKYHDGFLGHSYVGSWVNLGAITTNSDLKNDYSNVSVPIGGTSIATGEKKVGCFLADHVKTGLGSMFNTGSAVGVMSMILPAGELLPKHIPSFTRFWHGEIEELSSIEPLLETAAIAMSRRGVEFSIAQERMLRSVWHATKPERQKALARQSSRSIETSRQNQ; translated from the coding sequence ATGCGTCTGGCAATTTTTGAAAACTCCGCTTCATCAGCTCTTGAGCCACTCGTCTGGGTCCGTCCCGTGTTCGAGTTGCTGACAGGCCACTTTTCCACACGTGAACGCTGGCTGAAAGTTTTGCAGCCGGATGAATGGGGGGCGATTATTCGTCCGCACCTTCTCGAAACGTATCGCGAATCCCATCCCGATGCTTACGTCAATGATGCCCGCTGGCTGGCTGGTGGTCACACACTGTTGCTGAATGGTCAATGGCTCTGCAATCCCGCAGAAGTCCCGGAATTCAGCGATGAATCTGTGGGAATCGTCGATGGAGAAATCGCCTGGCTAGTTTGCGATCCACTCGAAGCCACCTTGCTACTCGATCATCACCTCGACGAATCGCTCGTCCGGCTGGCTCAATCTCGCAAGCGAGTCGTCTCACCCGGAAAGATCCTGCGAAGACCATGGAATCTGGTCAATGAGAATGAGCAGCAGATCTGTGAGGATCATGCCTTCCGACAATCATCCTCAAGTGAACTGAAAGCTCATCCAAACCAGACCTTCACAATCGTGGGGCCAACGCAAGCGCTGTGGGTTCATGAATCTGCCAAAGTCGATCCTTTTGTCGTCTTCGATACGACGGGTGGCCCCATTTACATCGACCGCGATGCCGTCATTCAGGCGTTTACCCGTATGGAAGGCCCCTGTTATGTTGGCCCGGGGACTCAACTTTTCCGTACGAACCTCCGCGCGGGTACCAGTTTTGGCCCCATGTGCCGGGTGGGTGGAGAGATCGAGAATTCCGTCTTCCAAGGCTTCTCGAACAAGTACCACGATGGCTTTCTGGGCCACAGCTATGTCGGCTCGTGGGTGAATCTGGGGGCCATTACGACCAATAGCGACTTGAAAAACGATTACTCGAATGTCTCCGTCCCCATTGGTGGCACATCGATCGCAACGGGTGAGAAAAAGGTGGGCTGCTTTCTTGCCGACCACGTGAAAACGGGTCTGGGGAGCATGTTCAATACGGGAAGTGCCGTGGGCGTGATGAGTATGATTCTCCCGGCGGGCGAACTCCTCCCCAAACATATTCCCTCGTTTACCCGATTCTGGCACGGAGAGATCGAAGAGCTATCCAGCATCGAACCCCTGCTCGAAACGGCAGCCATTGCCATGAGCCGTCGTGGCGTAGAGTTTTCGATCGCTCAGGAAAGAATGCTTCGATCTGTCTGGCATGCCACGAAACCCGAACGCCAGAAAGCCCTGGCACGCCAGTCGTCTCGATCAATCGAAACTTCCAGACAGAACCAATAG
- a CDS encoding nuclear transport factor 2 family protein, whose product MLAPQISTFNGSQPARLQVSDGQADCWITIGTSTGATRMLRVSAVLLVMGVLGTLGGTVSSAFAQQSAAPTPTPISRATPVAAPVAAPPASEEPLAIVTSFAEKYGQAFNAAKIDDLIALWRATGTYEDETDGLIVTGHAALKEGFGNLFKENPGLRIIANVQSVRPVTKEVLMFEGIVTTSAPESDATVSSFEAVLVKEGNQWLLDSVKESAAVEGKAMLQNLAWLVGEWRDDNQDVSIETTVRWSSQQAFLIRAYKVRIDDEISHEGTQVIGWDAQQKTIRSWNFESDGAFGEGLWTLASGEWTIRNTMTLADGTRGSSRQILRPESADAYTVESVGRELGGVPLPSTGEIRVIRVNSESMTQVESAPNANVPGR is encoded by the coding sequence ATGCTTGCTCCTCAAATATCGACTTTTAATGGGTCTCAGCCTGCAAGGTTACAGGTCAGTGATGGTCAGGCCGATTGCTGGATCACGATTGGAACATCGACAGGCGCCACACGCATGCTGCGGGTGAGTGCCGTCCTGCTGGTTATGGGTGTTCTGGGAACGCTGGGTGGAACAGTTTCTTCGGCATTCGCCCAGCAGAGTGCGGCACCAACGCCGACACCCATCTCAAGGGCGACTCCTGTGGCGGCACCGGTTGCTGCACCACCTGCGAGTGAAGAGCCACTGGCCATTGTCACCAGCTTTGCTGAGAAGTATGGCCAGGCCTTCAATGCTGCGAAGATCGATGACCTTATTGCCTTGTGGCGTGCGACGGGAACCTATGAGGACGAAACCGATGGGCTGATTGTGACTGGCCATGCAGCACTCAAAGAAGGGTTCGGCAACCTCTTCAAAGAAAACCCGGGCCTGCGGATTATTGCGAATGTGCAATCGGTGCGACCCGTCACCAAGGAAGTGCTGATGTTCGAAGGAATCGTCACGACCAGTGCTCCAGAGAGTGACGCCACGGTCTCAAGCTTTGAGGCTGTGCTCGTCAAGGAAGGGAATCAGTGGTTACTCGATTCGGTGAAAGAATCGGCTGCGGTCGAAGGAAAGGCCATGTTGCAGAACCTGGCCTGGCTGGTGGGTGAGTGGCGCGACGACAATCAGGATGTTTCCATTGAGACGACTGTGCGCTGGTCAAGTCAGCAGGCTTTTCTGATTCGGGCCTACAAGGTGCGAATTGATGACGAGATCAGCCATGAAGGGACACAAGTGATCGGCTGGGACGCGCAGCAGAAAACGATCCGTTCGTGGAATTTTGAATCGGATGGTGCTTTTGGTGAAGGCCTCTGGACCCTGGCCAGTGGGGAATGGACGATTCGCAATACAATGACACTGGCTGATGGAACACGCGGATCTTCGCGGCAGATCTTGAGGCCGGAATCGGCAGATGCCTACACGGTCGAATCCGTTGGTCGCGAATTGGGTGGTGTGCCACTTCCATCCACGGGAGAGATCCGCGTGATTCGCGTCAACAGCGAGTCGATGACTCAGGTGGAATCAGCTCCCAATGCGAATGTTCCAGGTCGGTGA